In one window of Mercurialis annua linkage group LG4, ddMerAnnu1.2, whole genome shotgun sequence DNA:
- the LOC126678269 gene encoding uncharacterized protein LOC126678269, whose translation MKAPQNIREVQKLNGRVKALGRFISSSAKKCLPFFKQLRNMKKFSWDEDCQKAFENLKSFLTQPPLLSRPIAGEMLYLYLSVGKETIPPFWTLKGAELNYPTIDKLALAVVVTTKKLKPYFQGHTIIVRTNQPLRKALHRPKTSGRLVSWSVQLGEHDIRYEPRKTLKAQALADFVAEMTEKPPDSITEDITWNLFVDGASSEQGAGAGIVLLGPQTVVIEHAVHLKFKATNNVAEYEAFLTVLTLVKEVKAEKLRVHSDSQLVTSQILGQFQTKDANMAKYMERAKVMLKEIEKNGGQWEIIPIPRERNMRADALAKAAAAKSPLYLSLYMKEERMSSIVDEKEILPITELDPWMQPIVAYLNDGVVPEGRAVAAKLVRVSSVYSMIEGTLYRTSVTHPWSKCISVEGGAYVLKDIHEGECVAHEGAATLSRKALLQGYYWPTMKKNAEDMVKKCDKCQKFGTIIRTPAAHQSAIGNPWPFMTWGVDILDHSPQLEGKLSSS comes from the exons ATGAAGGCTCCGCAAAATATCCGAGAAGTACAGAAGTTAAATGGCCGCGTCAAAGCACTGGGACGTTTCATCTCTTCATCGGCTAAAAAATGCTTGCCATTTTTTAAGCAACTAAGGAATATGAAAAAATTCAGTTGGGATGAAGATTGTCAGAAAGCGTTTGAAAATCTGAAGTCTTTCCTGACTCAGCCGCCATTACTAAGTAGACCCATCGCGGGAGAGATGTTATACCTCTACCTCTCAGTAGGAAAAGAGACAATCCCTCCGTTCTG GACGCTTAAAGGCGCAGAGCTCAACTACCCAACCATTGACAAATTGGCATTAGCTGTGGTGGTCACAACGAAGAAGCTCAAACCGTACTTCCAAGGGCACACAATCATTGTCCGAACAAATCAACCCCTGCGCAAGGCTCTCCATCGCCCAAAAACATCCGGGAGACTAGTAAGCTGGTCAGTGCAGCTGGGAGAACACGATATCAGATACGAGCCAAGGAAGACGCTGAAGGCACAGGCACTGGCAGACTTCGTCGCAGAAATGACGGAGAAACCACCTGACTCAATCACAGAGGACATAACCTGGAACCTGTTCGTAGATGGAGCTTCCAGTGAGCAAGGGGCAGGGGCAGGAATAGTGTTGCTTGGACCTCAGACGGTGGTCATAGAGCATGCAGTACATTTGAAGTTTAAAGCTACCAACAACGTGGCAG aatatgaggccttTCTAACAGTACTCACATTAGTGAAAGAAGTAAAAGCAGAAAAGCTAAGGGTCCATAGTGATTCCCAGCTGGTTACCAGCCAAATCTTGGGTCAATTCCAAACAAAAGATGCCAACATGGCAAAATACATGGAAAGAGCAAAGGTGATGCTGAAGGAAATAGAAAAGAACGGTGGGCAATGGGAAATAATTCCAATACCCAGAGAGAGAAACATGAGAGCAGACGCACTAGCTAAAGCAGCCGCAGCAAAAAGTCCCCTATATCTCTCACTCTACATGAAAGAGGAGAGGATGAGTTCCATAGTGGACGAGAAAGAAATTCTACCAATCACAGAGCTAGATCCTTGGATGCAACCCATTGTCGCATACCTAAACGATGGAGTGGTCCCAGAAGGAAGGGCAGTAGCAGCAAAACTGGTACGAGTATCGTCTGTCTACTCCATGATAGAAGGTACTCTGTACCGGACCTCGGTCACACACCCATGGTCCAAATGCATTTCGGTAGAAGGCGGAGCGTATGTACTGAAAGATATCCACGAAGGAGAATGTGTGGCACACGAGGGAGCAGCCACCTTGAGCAGGAAAGCACTACTCCAGGGATATTATTGGCCGACTATGAAGAAAAACGCAGAAGATATGGTGAAAAAATGCGACAAATGCCAAAAATTTGGCACAATCATAAGAACCCCGGCAGCCCACCAGTCAGCAATTGGAAATCCTTGGCCCTTCATGACATGGGGAGTAGACATACTAGACCATTCACCCCAGCTCGAGGGCAAGTTAAGTTCATCGTAG
- the LOC126678270 gene encoding uncharacterized protein LOC126678270 produces the protein MMLQDVTDPMLCRVFPVTLQGLAQKWYSHLKAGSIGSFSDLATGFKARFRTNIPMQISSSDLRKCKQGDQETLKNFVVIFNKEAVQIENLNHDTAIEAMKIGTRFKELRDNILMKKPTTFQDLMLIAHKYVELDEARRTLTKQSEITKQDNSKYRGTKEEERPRTQRFGGLSRPYDFTPLNRAPVYILSWMKKNRVMFNTPRRMDPDKERDKSKYCRFHESYGHDTDRCWDLKREIEQLIQFGMLRKFVHEKTGEKRKGDTTEKDEQNKKAKEVAGIIHVIDGGEPYGNSQKKKRNRRGSATMFAIEREIAQ, from the coding sequence ATGATGCTGCAAGACGTGACGGACCCAATGCTTTGTAGAGTGTTCCCAGTAACATTGCAAGGTTTGGCACAGAAGTGGTATTCACATCTCAAGGCTGGCTCAATCGGTTCCTTTTCCGATTTGGCCACAGGATTCAAAGCGCGCTTCAGGACCAACATCCCAATGCAGATAAGTTCCAGCGACTTAAGAAAATGTAAACAAGGAGACCAAGAAACGTTGAAGAATTTTGTGGTAATATTCAATAAAGAGGCGGTCCAAATCGAGAATCTTAATCATGACACAGCCATAGAGGCCATGAAGATTGGGACCCGATTCAAAGAGCTCCGAGATAATATTCTGATGAAAAAGCCAACCACCTTCCAGGACTTAATGTTGATAGCACACAAGTATGTAGAACTAGACGAAGCAAGGAGAACTTTGACCAAGCAGTCGGAGATAACGAAACAAGACAACTCCAAATATCGAGGAACGAAAGAGGAGGAGAGACCCCGGACGCAGAGATTCGGAGGATTGAGCAGACCTTATGACTTCACGCCACTAAACCGAGCCCCAGTCTATATACTCAGCTGGATGAAGAAAAACCGGGTGATGTTCAACACCCCCAGAAGAATGGACCCAGACAAGGAACGAGACAAAAGCAAGTACTGTCGCTTTCATGAGAGCTATGGCCACGACACAGATCGCTGCTGGGACCTTAAAAGAGAGATAGAACAACTAATCCAATTTGGCATGCTGAGGAAATTCGTACACGAAAAGACAGGAGAAAAGAGGAAAGGAGACACCACAGAAAAAGATGAACAGAACAAGAAAGCCAAAGAGGTTGCAGGCATAATACATGTTATCGATGGAGGTGAGCCTTACGGCAACTCCCAAAAGAAGAAGAGGAACAGAAGAGGTTCTGCGACAATGTTCGCAATTGAAAGAGAAATAGCTCAATAA